Proteins encoded in a region of the Streptomyces violaceoruber genome:
- the mctP gene encoding monocarboxylate uptake permease MctP yields the protein MNDGVNGVALAVFIFFFVLVTAMGFLAARWRRAENEHSLDEWGLGGRSFGTWVTWFLLGGDLYTAYTFVAVPAAIYAAGASGFFAVPYTILVYPLIFTFLPRLWSVSHKHGYVTTSDFVRGRFGSKGLSLAVAVTGILATMPYIALQLVGIQAVLDVMGVGGGEDTNWFVKDLPLLIAFGVLAAYTYSSGLRAPALIAFVKDTLIYIVIAVAIIYIPIKLGGFDDIFASASDKFTAAGKGGVVPDAGGQWTYATLALGSALALFMYPHSITATLSSRSREVIRRNTTILPLYSLMLGLLALLGFMAIAAGVKVDNGQLAIPQLFENMFPDWFAGVAFAAIGIGALVPAAIMSIAAANLFTRNIYKDFIKPDATPQQETKVSKLVSLLVKVGALIFVLGMDKTVAINFQLLGGIWILQTFPALVGGLFTRWFHRWALLGGWAVGMVYGTVAAYGVASPTQKHFGGSSDEIPGIGEIGYIGLTAFVLNVLVTVVLTFVLRAVKAPDGVDETRPSDYTADAGDPGVQVELPPATAGSSH from the coding sequence GTGAACGACGGCGTGAACGGCGTCGCACTCGCCGTCTTCATCTTCTTCTTCGTCCTCGTCACCGCCATGGGCTTCCTGGCCGCCCGCTGGCGCCGGGCCGAGAACGAGCACAGCCTCGACGAGTGGGGCCTCGGCGGCCGCTCGTTCGGCACCTGGGTCACCTGGTTCCTGCTGGGCGGCGACCTGTACACCGCGTACACCTTCGTGGCCGTCCCGGCAGCGATCTACGCGGCGGGCGCGTCCGGCTTCTTCGCGGTGCCGTACACGATCCTGGTCTACCCGCTGATCTTCACCTTCCTGCCCCGCCTGTGGTCGGTCTCGCACAAGCACGGGTACGTGACGACCTCGGACTTCGTGCGCGGCCGGTTCGGCTCCAAGGGCCTGTCCCTGGCGGTGGCCGTCACCGGCATCCTGGCGACCATGCCGTACATCGCGCTCCAGCTGGTCGGCATCCAGGCCGTCCTCGACGTGATGGGCGTCGGCGGCGGCGAGGACACCAACTGGTTCGTCAAGGACCTGCCGCTGCTGATCGCCTTCGGTGTGCTGGCGGCGTACACGTACTCGTCGGGACTGCGCGCGCCCGCGCTGATCGCGTTCGTGAAGGACACGCTGATCTACATCGTCATCGCGGTGGCGATCATCTACATCCCGATCAAGCTGGGCGGCTTCGACGACATCTTCGCGTCGGCGAGCGACAAGTTCACCGCGGCCGGCAAGGGTGGCGTGGTGCCCGACGCGGGGGGCCAGTGGACCTACGCGACCCTGGCGCTCGGCTCGGCCCTGGCGCTCTTCATGTACCCGCACTCGATCACCGCCACGCTGTCCTCGCGCAGCCGTGAGGTGATCCGCCGCAACACCACGATCCTGCCGCTGTACTCGCTGATGCTGGGCCTGCTCGCGCTGCTCGGCTTCATGGCGATCGCGGCCGGGGTCAAGGTGGACAACGGCCAGCTGGCGATCCCGCAGCTGTTCGAGAACATGTTCCCGGACTGGTTCGCGGGCGTGGCGTTCGCGGCGATCGGCATCGGCGCCCTGGTCCCGGCGGCGATCATGTCGATCGCGGCCGCGAACCTCTTCACCCGCAACATCTACAAGGACTTCATCAAGCCGGACGCCACGCCGCAGCAGGAGACCAAGGTCTCCAAGCTGGTGTCGCTCCTGGTGAAGGTGGGCGCGCTGATCTTCGTCCTGGGCATGGACAAGACCGTCGCGATCAACTTCCAGCTGCTGGGCGGCATCTGGATCCTGCAGACCTTCCCGGCCCTGGTCGGCGGCCTGTTCACCCGCTGGTTCCACCGCTGGGCGCTGCTCGGCGGCTGGGCGGTCGGCATGGTCTACGGCACGGTCGCCGCCTACGGTGTCGCCTCGCCGACGCAGAAGCACTTCGGCGGCTCCTCCGACGAGATCCCCGGCATCGGCGAGATCGGCTACATCGGCCTCACCGCCTTCGTGCTGAACGTGCTGGTCACCGTGGTCCTGACCTTCGTCCTGAGGGCGGTCAAGGCGCCCGACGGCGTCGACGAGACCAGGCCGAGCGACTACACGGCGGACGCCGGCGACCCGGGCGTCCAGGTGGAACTGCCGCCGGCCACGGCGGGCAGCTCGCACTGA
- a CDS encoding GNAT family N-acetyltransferase, which produces MDFVIRRATAEEYDTLGEITAQAYLRDGLLDFGESDSYLDELRDVAKRAAAAEVLVAVADGAVLGGVTFVPSGGPMADIARPGEAEIRMLAVAREARGRGAGEALVRACADRARAVPGCTGVVLSTQAAMRTAHRLYERLGFVRTPDRDWNPLPELDDIMLLTYELTL; this is translated from the coding sequence ATGGACTTCGTGATCCGGCGGGCGACGGCCGAGGAGTACGACACCCTCGGCGAGATCACCGCGCAGGCCTACCTGCGCGACGGCCTCCTCGACTTCGGGGAGAGCGACTCGTACCTGGACGAGCTGCGCGACGTGGCCAAGCGGGCGGCGGCCGCCGAGGTGCTGGTCGCCGTGGCCGACGGCGCGGTGCTCGGCGGCGTGACCTTCGTGCCGTCCGGCGGCCCCATGGCGGACATAGCGCGCCCCGGCGAGGCCGAGATACGCATGCTCGCCGTCGCCCGGGAGGCACGCGGCCGCGGGGCGGGCGAGGCCCTCGTGCGGGCCTGCGCCGACCGCGCCCGGGCCGTGCCGGGGTGCACGGGCGTCGTGCTGTCGACGCAGGCCGCCATGCGCACCGCGCACCGCCTCTACGAGCGCCTGGGCTTCGTCCGCACGCCCGACCGCGACTGGAATCCCCTGCCGGAGCTGGACGACATCATGCTGCTCACCTACGAACTGACGCTCTGA